From Rhodopseudomonas palustris, a single genomic window includes:
- the ptsN gene encoding PTS IIA-like nitrogen regulatory protein PtsN, translating to MTITDLVAPEAVIPALKVISKKQALQELAARASELTGQNERTIFEVLLQREKLGTTAVGYGVAIPHGKLPKLEKLFGLFARLERPIDFEAMDGQPVDLVFLLLAPEGAGADHLKALARIARLLRDQDVAKKLRASRDSQAIYSVLALPPATAA from the coding sequence ATGACGATTACGGATCTTGTCGCGCCCGAGGCCGTCATCCCGGCGCTGAAGGTGATCAGCAAGAAGCAGGCGCTGCAGGAACTCGCGGCCCGCGCCAGTGAATTGACCGGCCAGAACGAGCGCACGATTTTCGAAGTTCTGTTGCAGCGCGAGAAGCTCGGGACCACCGCGGTCGGCTACGGCGTCGCGATTCCGCACGGCAAGCTGCCGAAGCTCGAGAAGCTGTTCGGGCTGTTCGCGCGACTGGAGCGGCCGATCGATTTCGAAGCGATGGACGGTCAGCCGGTCGATTTGGTTTTCCTGCTGCTGGCGCCGGAAGGGGCGGGCGCCGATCACCTCAAGGCGCTGGCGCGGATAGCCCGGCTGCTGCGCGATCAGGACGTCGCCAAAAAACTTCGCGCCTCACGCGACTCCCAAGCGATCTATTCGGTTCTCGCATTGCCGCCCGCGACGGCGGCTTGA
- the hpf gene encoding ribosome hibernation-promoting factor, HPF/YfiA family: MTIRISGKSISIGEALRGRVSERTEEVLRKYFDGNYSGHFTLSKDGFGFRTDCALHLDSGITLEAEANAADAYASADQALVQIEKRLRRYKSRLKDRSARKAHAEANALAELSTPVDVPSYVIEAPGDEEHQEDAYNPVIIAEATTAMKRLSVSEAVVELDLTGAPVVVFLHGGSGRVNIIYRRADGNIGWIDPPVPNGAAS; the protein is encoded by the coding sequence ATGACCATCCGGATATCCGGCAAGAGCATCAGCATCGGCGAAGCGCTGCGCGGCCGCGTGAGCGAACGCACCGAGGAGGTGTTGCGCAAGTATTTCGATGGCAACTATTCGGGACACTTCACGCTCAGCAAGGACGGTTTCGGCTTCCGTACCGATTGTGCGCTGCACCTTGATTCCGGCATCACCCTGGAAGCCGAGGCCAACGCGGCGGACGCTTATGCGAGCGCCGATCAGGCGCTGGTGCAGATCGAAAAGCGGCTGCGCCGCTACAAGAGCCGGCTGAAGGATCGTTCGGCGCGGAAGGCCCATGCCGAAGCCAACGCTCTGGCCGAACTCAGCACGCCGGTGGACGTGCCGAGCTACGTGATCGAGGCGCCCGGCGACGAGGAACATCAGGAAGACGCTTACAACCCGGTGATCATCGCCGAGGCCACCACCGCGATGAAGCGGCTCTCGGTGAGCGAGGCGGTGGTCGAGCTCGACCTCACCGGCGCGCCGGTGGTGGTGTTCCTGCACGGCGGCTCGGGCCGCGTGAACATCATCTATCGTCGTGCCGACGGCAATATCGGCTGGATCGATCCGCCGGTGCCGAACGGCGCCGCGAGCTGA
- the rpoN gene encoding RNA polymerase factor sigma-54 codes for MALSQRLEFRQTQSLVMTPQLMQAIKLLQLSNLDLAAFVEDELEKNPLLDRASDNGEPPVAGETAVDGSESGNDFSQSGGDDAGGESSDFVEAGSASAFEPGTEEWMHRDLGSRSDIEQTLDTGMENVFPEEPAEAAARAAQDSAPASYTEWGGGASSDEGYNLEAFVAAETSLADHLAEQLAVAVTTPSQRLIGQYLIDLVDDAGYLPPDLGDAAERLGASSAEVEAVVHVLQTFDPPGICARNLSECLAIQLRERDRYDPAMQALVEHLDLLAKRDVASLRKICGVDDEDLVDMIGEIRHLDPKPGLKFGSSRVQTIVPDVFVRPGPDGGWLVELNSDTLPKVLVNQSYYSELSKTIRKDGDKSYFSDCLQNATWLVRALDQRARTILKVATEIVRQQDGFFTHGVKHLRPLNLKAVADAIQMHESTVSRVTANKYMATNRGTFELKYFFTASIASADGGEAHSAEAVRHQIRQLIDSEEPSAILSDDTIVDRLREAGIDIARRTVAKYREAMRIPSSVQRRRDKQNMLGTQSAAASRSRDTAPA; via the coding sequence ATGGCGCTGTCGCAACGACTCGAATTCCGCCAGACACAGTCTCTGGTGATGACCCCGCAACTGATGCAGGCGATCAAGCTGCTTCAGTTGTCGAATCTCGACCTCGCGGCATTCGTCGAAGACGAACTCGAAAAGAACCCGCTTCTCGATCGCGCCAGCGACAATGGCGAGCCGCCGGTGGCCGGTGAGACCGCGGTGGACGGCAGCGAGAGCGGTAACGATTTCAGCCAGAGCGGCGGTGACGACGCCGGTGGTGAAAGCTCCGACTTCGTCGAGGCGGGAAGCGCAAGCGCCTTCGAGCCCGGCACCGAAGAGTGGATGCACCGGGATCTCGGCAGCCGCAGCGATATCGAGCAGACGCTCGATACCGGCATGGAAAACGTATTCCCCGAAGAGCCCGCCGAAGCCGCAGCCCGTGCCGCACAGGACAGCGCGCCGGCCTCCTATACGGAATGGGGCGGCGGGGCCTCATCGGACGAGGGCTACAATCTCGAAGCCTTCGTGGCCGCAGAGACTTCGCTCGCCGATCATCTCGCCGAACAGCTCGCCGTCGCGGTGACGACACCGTCGCAGCGCCTGATCGGGCAATACCTGATCGATCTGGTCGACGACGCCGGCTACTTGCCGCCCGATCTGGGCGACGCCGCCGAACGGCTCGGCGCCAGTTCGGCCGAAGTCGAAGCTGTCGTGCACGTGCTGCAGACTTTCGATCCGCCCGGCATCTGCGCGCGCAACCTGAGCGAATGCCTCGCCATCCAACTCCGCGAGCGCGACCGCTACGATCCGGCGATGCAGGCGCTGGTCGAACATCTCGATCTATTGGCCAAGCGCGACGTCGCCAGCTTGCGCAAGATCTGCGGCGTCGACGACGAGGATCTCGTCGACATGATCGGCGAAATCCGCCACCTCGATCCGAAGCCCGGACTGAAATTCGGCTCGTCGCGGGTGCAGACCATCGTGCCCGACGTATTCGTCCGCCCCGGCCCCGACGGCGGCTGGCTGGTCGAACTCAACAGCGACACGTTGCCGAAGGTACTCGTCAACCAGTCGTATTATTCGGAGCTGTCGAAGACGATCCGCAAGGACGGCGACAAATCGTACTTCTCCGACTGTCTGCAGAACGCCACCTGGCTGGTGCGCGCGCTTGATCAGCGCGCCCGCACCATTCTCAAGGTCGCCACCGAGATCGTGCGCCAGCAGGACGGCTTCTTCACCCACGGCGTCAAACATCTGCGGCCGCTGAATCTGAAAGCCGTGGCCGACGCGATCCAGATGCACGAATCGACGGTGTCGCGCGTCACCGCCAACAAATACATGGCGACCAACCGCGGCACTTTCGAACTTAAGTATTTCTTCACCGCGTCGATCGCTTCCGCCGACGGCGGCGAAGCGCACTCGGCCGAAGCCGTGCGGCACCAGATCCGCCAGTTGATCGACAGCGAGGAGCCGTCGGCGATCCTGTCGGATGATACGATCGTCGACCGGCTGCGCGAAGCCGGCATCGACATCGCGCGTCGCACCGTCGCGAAGTATCGCGAAGCGATGCGTATCCCCTCTTCAGTGCAGCGCCGCCGGGACAAACAGAACATGCTCGGTACGCAGTCGGCGGCCGCGAGCCGGTCCCGCGACACCGCCCCAGCTTGA